One part of the Vogesella sp. LIG4 genome encodes these proteins:
- the cysS gene encoding cysteine--tRNA ligase, with amino-acid sequence MLNLYNTLTRQKEVFKPIAPGKVKMYVCGMTVYDLCHIGHARMLTAFDVIYRWFTASGYDVTYVRNITDIDDKIIKRSAERGISPEALVEETIADMHADTGALGLLLPTFEPRATQHIGGMQDIISKLIARGKAYPAANGDVYYAVREFPGYGKLSGKTLDALRAGERIEVDPNKRDAHDFVLWKAAKPGEPQWQSPWGAGRPGWHIECSAMSCHHLGEHFDIHGGGEDLQFPHHENEIAQSEGANEQQYVNYWMHNGFINVDGEKMSKSLGNFFTIRDVLGHFDGEVIRFFIVRSHYRSPVNFTDGILNDAKQGLTRLYTALRGLALPAATGIDWSNPYAARFKAAMDDDFGTSEAVAVLFDLAGEVNKSRDLAQARLLKDLGGVLGLLQRDPEAFLQGEAGGDGLSAEQVEALIQARKDARTAKNWAESDRIRDELTAAGIVLEDSAAGTTWRRA; translated from the coding sequence ATGCTCAATCTCTACAACACACTGACCCGCCAAAAAGAAGTATTCAAACCCATAGCACCCGGCAAGGTAAAGATGTACGTGTGTGGCATGACCGTTTACGACCTCTGTCACATCGGCCATGCACGCATGCTGACAGCCTTCGACGTGATCTACCGCTGGTTCACTGCCTCCGGCTACGACGTGACCTACGTGCGCAATATCACCGATATCGATGACAAGATCATCAAGCGCTCCGCCGAGCGCGGCATCAGCCCGGAAGCGCTGGTGGAAGAAACCATCGCCGACATGCACGCCGACACCGGCGCGCTGGGCCTGCTGCTGCCCACTTTCGAGCCGCGCGCCACCCAGCACATCGGCGGCATGCAGGACATCATCAGCAAGCTGATCGCCCGTGGCAAGGCTTACCCTGCGGCCAACGGTGACGTGTACTACGCGGTGCGCGAGTTCCCCGGCTACGGCAAGCTGTCCGGCAAGACGCTGGATGCGTTGCGCGCCGGCGAGCGCATCGAGGTGGACCCGAACAAGCGCGACGCGCACGACTTCGTGCTGTGGAAGGCCGCCAAGCCGGGCGAACCGCAGTGGCAAAGCCCGTGGGGTGCCGGCCGTCCGGGCTGGCATATCGAGTGCTCGGCGATGAGCTGTCATCACCTGGGCGAGCATTTCGACATTCACGGCGGCGGCGAAGATCTGCAGTTCCCGCACCACGAGAACGAGATTGCCCAGAGCGAAGGCGCCAACGAGCAGCAGTACGTGAACTACTGGATGCACAACGGCTTCATCAATGTCGATGGCGAGAAAATGTCCAAGAGCCTGGGCAACTTCTTCACCATCCGCGACGTGCTGGGCCATTTCGATGGCGAAGTGATCCGCTTCTTCATCGTGCGCAGCCACTACCGCAGCCCGGTGAACTTTACCGACGGCATTCTCAATGACGCCAAGCAGGGCCTGACCCGGCTGTACACCGCACTGCGCGGCCTGGCGCTGCCGGCGGCCACCGGCATCGACTGGAGCAACCCGTACGCGGCGCGCTTCAAGGCGGCGATGGACGACGACTTCGGCACCTCGGAAGCGGTGGCGGTGCTGTTCGACCTGGCCGGCGAAGTGAACAAGAGCCGTGACCTGGCGCAGGCGCGCCTGCTGAAGGACCTGGGCGGCGTGCTCGGCCTGCTGCAGCGCGACCCGGAAGCCTTCCTGCAGGGCGAGGCCGGCGGCGACGGCCTGAGTGCCGAACAGGTGGAAGCGCTGATCCAGGCACGCAAGGATGCGCGTACTGCCAAGAACTGGGCCGAGTCCGACCGCATCCGCGACGAGCTGACCGCGGCCGGCATCGTGCTGGAGGACAGCGCCGCCGGCACCACCTGGCGCCGCGCCTGA
- the rpmE gene encoding 50S ribosomal protein L31, with amino-acid sequence MQAAIQPNYKEVQVTCSCGNQFVTKSTMSKDSFHIEVCSQCHPFYTGKQKIVDTAGRVDRFNQKFGNFFKR; translated from the coding sequence ATGCAAGCCGCTATCCAGCCGAACTACAAAGAAGTTCAGGTTACCTGCTCCTGCGGTAACCAGTTCGTAACCAAGTCCACCATGAGCAAAGACAGCTTCCATATCGAAGTTTGCTCCCAGTGCCACCCGTTCTACACCGGTAAGCAGAAGATCGTTGACACTGCTGGTCGCGTTGATCGCTTCAACCAGAAGTTCGGCAACTTCTTCAAGCGCTAA